In one window of Candidatus Eisenbacteria bacterium DNA:
- a CDS encoding DUF5659 domain-containing protein yields the protein MKISTHIESKETFYRTADLALAVALSLSFPMEAIERENPQNPRRAYFVFKKTPALDASVETYWKRALKVEPLAYFEHLRSIKARLYGEE from the coding sequence ATGAAGATAAGTACGCACATAGAAAGCAAAGAGACCTTCTACCGCACCGCCGACCTCGCTCTGGCTGTTGCCCTTTCACTTTCTTTCCCGATGGAAGCGATAGAGCGAGAGAATCCTCAGAATCCCCGAAGGGCTTATTTCGTATTCAAGAAAACCCCGGCATTGGATGCTTCTGTCGAGACCTACTGGAAAAGAGCATTGAAGGTCGAACCGTTGGCTTATTTTGAACACCTGCGATCTATCAAAGCTCGGCTCTACGGGGAAGAATAG